One window of the Labilibaculum sp. genome contains the following:
- a CDS encoding Lrp/AsnC ligand binding domain-containing protein, with translation MKVQIDAVDQKILSYLIKNARIPFLEIARECGISGAAIHQRVKKLEDAGIIDGSRFIVKPRALGYEVCAFVGISLDHAHQYKMVVEKIDAIPEIVECHFTTGNFTFLVKMLCRDNQHLMDILINTLQNIPGISKTETFISLDQTVDREIKL, from the coding sequence ATGAAAGTTCAAATTGATGCTGTAGATCAGAAGATTCTATCTTACTTGATTAAAAATGCAAGGATTCCATTTTTGGAAATAGCAAGAGAGTGTGGGATTTCTGGTGCTGCAATTCATCAAAGGGTTAAAAAACTGGAAGATGCAGGGATTATTGATGGATCAAGATTCATTGTTAAGCCAAGAGCTTTAGGATACGAGGTGTGTGCCTTTGTTGGTATTTCTCTTGATCATGCACATCAATATAAAATGGTTGTAGAAAAAATTGATGCTATTCCTGAAATAGTAGAATGTCATTTTACCACTGGCAACTTTACATTTTTGGTAAAGATGCTTTGTAGGGACAATCAACATTTGATGGATATCTTAATTAATACTCTACAAAATATTCCTGGAATATCAAAAACGGAAACATTTATTTCTTTGGATCAAACAGTCGATCGGGAAATTAAACTATAA
- a CDS encoding aminopeptidase P family protein, with the protein MFPKEVYIKRRNQLREIMKDGIALVLGNPEAPMNYAGNVYHYRQDSTFLYFFGIDHPGFAGVFDIDNNKDYIFGNDVDIDDIIWMGPQSSVVDQAARFGVENTAPFNDLKSLVAEAIKEGRKIHFLPVYRAENKILIHEMIGTPLNAIKENASEEFVKAVISLREIKDEYEIKELERAAAIGYEIHTTAMKMAKDGVYEREIAGECEAIALRAGGLLSFPAIVSRRGETLHNHEHGNLLKTGDLLLVDSGAETDSHYASDNTRTIPVGGKFSQKQKEIYEIVLAGINKGNELIRPGVTYQSIHLEVCKVLASGLKEVGLMKGDVEEAVKAGAHALFMPHGLGHMMGLDVHDMEDFGENLVGYDEKVQRIDQFGTAYLRLGKELKPGFVITNEPGIYFIPALMDKWKQEGLHLDYINYDKVYEYRTFGGIRLEDDVLVTEQGNRLIGKRIPVSVEDVEDVMS; encoded by the coding sequence ATGTTTCCAAAAGAAGTATATATTAAAAGACGTAACCAATTACGTGAAATAATGAAAGACGGAATTGCATTGGTATTAGGCAATCCTGAAGCACCTATGAATTATGCCGGGAATGTTTATCATTACCGTCAGGATAGTACATTTTTGTACTTCTTTGGTATCGATCATCCTGGTTTTGCGGGGGTTTTTGATATCGATAATAATAAGGATTACATTTTTGGTAATGATGTTGATATTGATGATATAATTTGGATGGGGCCACAGTCAAGTGTTGTCGATCAAGCTGCACGTTTTGGTGTTGAAAACACAGCTCCGTTTAATGATTTGAAATCTCTTGTTGCTGAAGCAATAAAAGAAGGTAGAAAAATTCATTTCTTACCTGTCTACCGTGCCGAAAATAAAATCTTGATTCATGAAATGATTGGCACGCCATTAAATGCAATTAAGGAGAATGCATCAGAAGAATTTGTTAAAGCAGTTATTTCTCTTCGTGAAATAAAAGATGAATACGAAATTAAGGAATTAGAGCGTGCCGCGGCAATAGGGTATGAGATTCATACTACGGCAATGAAAATGGCCAAAGATGGAGTTTATGAAAGAGAAATCGCCGGAGAATGCGAGGCTATAGCATTAAGGGCAGGAGGACTTCTCTCATTCCCAGCTATTGTTTCGCGAAGAGGAGAAACTTTACACAATCATGAGCATGGTAATCTGCTTAAAACAGGAGATTTATTGCTTGTAGATAGTGGTGCTGAAACCGATTCTCATTATGCTTCAGATAATACCCGAACAATTCCTGTGGGAGGAAAATTTAGCCAAAAGCAAAAGGAAATATATGAAATTGTGTTGGCGGGAATCAACAAAGGTAATGAGTTGATTCGTCCTGGAGTTACTTATCAAAGTATTCATTTGGAGGTTTGTAAAGTACTTGCTTCTGGTTTAAAGGAAGTTGGCTTAATGAAAGGGGATGTTGAAGAAGCTGTGAAGGCTGGCGCTCATGCCTTATTTATGCCACATGGTCTTGGTCACATGATGGGATTGGATGTGCACGACATGGAAGATTTCGGAGAGAACCTGGTTGGATACGATGAAAAGGTTCAAAGAATTGATCAGTTTGGAACTGCCTATTTACGTCTTGGAAAAGAACTGAAACCAGGTTTTGTAATCACTAACGAGCCGGGAATTTATTTTATTCCGGCATTAATGGACAAATGGAAGCAGGAAGGATTGCATTTGGATTATATCAATTACGATAAGGTTTATGAATATCGTACGTTTGGAGGTATTCGTTTGGAAGATGATGTGTTGGTAACTGAACAGGGGAATCGTTTAATCGGAAAGAGGATTCCTGTTAGTGTAGAGGATGTAGAGGATGTAATGAGTTAA